In a genomic window of Panthera tigris isolate Pti1 chromosome D4, P.tigris_Pti1_mat1.1, whole genome shotgun sequence:
- the NDUFB6 gene encoding NADH dehydrogenase [ubiquinone] 1 beta subcomplex subunit 6, with protein sequence MSGYTPDEKLRLQQLRELRRRWLKDQELSPREPVLPPQRVWPMERFWNKFLQDQAPWKKVIYKAYGHSIFAFTHVLIPAWIIHYYIKYHVNAKPYAIVERKPRIFPGDTILETGEVIPPMKEFPDQHH encoded by the exons ATGTCGGGGTACACGCCCGATGAGAAACTGCGGCTGCAGCAGCTCCGAGAGCTGAGAAGGCGATGGCTAAAGGACCAAGAACTGAGCCCCCGGGAGCCGGTGCTGCCCCCGCAGAGGGTGTGGCCTATGGAGAGATTCTGGAATAAGTTTTTGCAGGACCAGGCCCCCTGGAAGAAGGTG ATTTATAAGGCATATGGACACAGTATCTTTGCTTTTACTCATGTACTTATACCTGCCTGGATTATTCATTATTATATCAAATATCATGTGAAT GCAAAACCATATGCCATTGTTGAAAGGAAGCCCAGAATATTCCCA ggtGATACAATTCTGGAGACTGGAGAAGTAATTCCACCAATGAAAGAATTTCCTGATCAGCATCACTga
- the SMIM27 gene encoding small integral membrane protein 27 — protein MKPVSRRTLDWIYSVLLLAIVLLSWGYVIYASTVVARRQLSKKYPDKILGMNENL, from the exons ATGAAGCCAGTGAGTCGCCGCACCCTGGACTGGATTTATTCAGTG TTGCTTCTCGCGATCGTATTGCTCTCCTGGGGATATGTCATCTATGCATCAACAGTAGTCGCACGACGACAGCTAAGCAAGAAATACCCAGACAAAATCTTGGGGATGAATGAGAATTTGTAA